Within Aliivibrio fischeri, the genomic segment GCGCCACGAGGCAAATCAATTTGAGTTACATCGCCAGTAATAACCGCACGTGAATTAAAACCAATACGAGTTAAGAACATTTTCATTTGTTCTACAGTTGTATTTTGGCTTTCATCTAGGATGATAAAGGCATCGTTAAGGGTTCTACCACGCATATAAGCAAGTGGAGCTACTTCAATAACGTTGCGTTCAATAAGTTTCTCAACACGTTCAAAGCCAAGCATTTCAAATAGCGCATCATAAAGAGGGCGTAAATACGGATCAACCTTTTGGCTAAGATCACCAGGTAAAAAGCCTAATTTTTCACCCGCTTCAACAGCTGGACGAGTAAGCAGGATACGACGAACTTCTTGGCGTTCTAAAGCATCAACGGCAGCTGCAACGGCAAGGTAGGTCTTTCCTGTACCTGCTGGGCCAATACCAAAGGTAATATCGTGAGTTACCATGTTGGTTACGTATTGCGCTTGGTTTTCAGTTCTTGGCTTTATTAATCCTTTTTTGGTTTTAATAAAGACTTCTTTTCCATAAGGAATGGTTGAAACGTCTTCTTTTGCCTGTTCTAAAACACCGGATTCTTTTACCGCTAAATGGATTTGTTCTGGCTCAATATCAGGGTATTGATTCTTTACAGGAGCGGTATCGACGTATAGATCTTTGAGAATATCAATAGTAGCTGAAACGGTATGAGGTTTACCGACCACGGTAAATAGGTTGCCTCTATAGTTAATCTCCACCCCTAAACGACGTTCAAGGTGCTTGATGTTGTCATCAAAAGGCCCACAAAGGCTAGATAAACGATGATTGTCTGCTGGCTCTAAGGTCAACTCTAATTTGGTTGTTTTAATGCTCAATGTCGCCTCGCATAAAGTAACTAGTAAGGTATCTATACAGTATTTATTGGGTAAATAAGGTATTTTCTCAAGACTATAAAAGAAAAAAGATGACTGAGTAACCTCAATCATCTTTATTTGTCTTTGATTTTATTAAAGAGATCACACTATGGCGTAAAAGTACCTACACCAAGATCATCTTCACGACGTGTCTTTTCCATCATTTCTGCTGGAGTCATAACAACACGTAAACCCATGTCTTTTTCTGTACGAACTAGTTCACCACGCAGTGAGTTCGCAAATACATCTGTGATTTTAACATCAACAAATTGACCAATAAGATCCGCTGAACCTTCAAAGTTTACAACACGGTTGTTTTCAGTACGAGCACGAAGTTCCATCAGGTTTTTCTTCGATGGGCCTTCAACTAATACACGTTGCTCTGTGTCTAGCATTAGACGAGAGTAGCGCATTGCTTGGCTGTTTACTTGCTGTTGCAGTTCAGCTAGGCGATCTTTCTTCTCTTGTTCAGGGATATCACATGGATAATCAGCAGCAGGTGTTCCTGGACGCGCAGAGAAGATGAAACTAAAGCTCATGTCGAAGTCGACATCTTTAATCAGTTTCATTGTATCTTGGAAGTCTTTCGCCGTTTCACCAGGGAAGCCAACAATAAAGTCAGAACTGATTTGAATATCAGGACGAGCCTTACGTAATTTACGAATGATTGATTTGTATTCAATCGCTGTGTGAGGGCGCTTCATCATAGTTAGAATACGATCAGAACCACTTTGAACAGGTAAGTGTAAGAAACTTACTAGCTCTGGCGTATCTTCGTATACAGCGATGATGTCATCACCAAACTCTAATGGGTGGCTTGTTGTAAAGCGTAAACGGTCGATACCATCGATAGATGCAACCATACGTAATAATTCAGCAAATGTGCAGATATCACCGTCATGCATTGGACCACGGTACGCGTTAACGTTTTGACCTAATAGGTTTACTTCACGTACGCCTTGCTCTGCAAGCTGTGCAATTTCAAATAATACGTCATCAAGAGGACGGCTTACTTCTTCACCACGAGTGTATGGAACAACACAGTAAGTACAGTACTTAGAACACCCTTCCATAATAGAAACGAATGCTGTTGCACCTTCTGCTTTTGGTTCAGGAAGGTTATCGAACTTTTCGATCTCTGGGAATGAAATATCCATTACTGGTTTTTCATTTGATTGAGATTGGCGGATCATTTCAGGTAAACGGTGTAAAGTTTGTGGGCCAAAGATTACGTCAACGTATGGAGCTCGTTGGCGAATATGATCACCTTCTTGAGTTGCAACACAACCACCAACACCGATCACTAGATCTGGTTTTTTATCTTTTAGGTTTTTCCAGCGGCCTAATTGGTGAAACACTTTCTCTTGTGCTTTTTCACGAATAGAGCAGGTATTTAATAGTAGAACGTCAGCTTCTGTTGGTTCTTCTGTTAATTCATAACCATTTGCGGCACCTAAAAGGTCGGCCATTTTAGATGAATCGTATTCGTTCATCTGACAGCCCCAGGTTTTGATCAGCAGTTTCTTAGTCATGTAACTTTTCACTCGTTTTGTATTACTAAAATTCGGTACAGTTTTGAGAGACAAGCTCGATCAAAACGGATAGGGCGCGTATTGTACTGCTTTCCAAGCGCTGTGACTAGGTGTAGTAGACCATGAAAATTATAAGGACATGCAGTGAGTGATTTCGATTACTGATAAATCAGGCTAGAATAAGGGAAAATAATTGATTCAATAAGGTCGATGGATGATAAAAGAATATGATTATGCCGTAGTCGGTGGTGGCATGGTTGGCGCAGCAACTGCGGTTGGTTTGGCTAAATTAGGTCACTCAGTTGTTTTGCTTGAAGCAAGAGAACCAGCGGTTTATGACAAAGCACAACCGATGGATATTCGAGTTTCGGCTATTTCACAATCATCAGTCGACTTATTAGATTCTTTAGGCGCTTGGAAATTTATAAGCGAGACAAGAGTATGTCCTTATAAGCGGTTAGAAACATGGGAACATCCTGAGTGTAGGACGCGTTTTCATTCAGATGCTCTTAATATGGATCAACTTGGCTTTATTGTTGAAAACCGATTAATCCAATTAGGTCTTTGGAATGAATTTTCTCAGTACAGTAACTTAAATGTACTTACTCCAATAAACATTAATACAATCACTTTTCATCAAGAATACAATGAATTAACTCTAAGTGATAATTCCGTATTAAAAGCAAAATGGGTGATTGGAGCTGATGGCGCTAACTCTTATGTTCGTCAACAAGCAAAAATAGGAATAACTGCTTGGGATTATCGTCAACATTGTATGTTGATTAATATTGAAACCGAGCAAGAACAGCAAGACATTACATGGCAATGGTTTACACCGTCAGGGCCAAGATCATTCTTACCTTTATTTGGAAATAAAGGCTCATTAGTTTGGTATGACTCACCTACTCGTATTAAGCAATTAACTGCAATGAGTAATACTCAATTAGAAGAACAAATCAAGCGACACTTTCCTGCAGAACTTGGTGGCTTTAAAGTTGAACGCTTTGGATCTTTTCCTCTTACACGCAGACATGCTCAACAATATGTAAACCATCGGTGTGTGTTACTTGGTGATGCGGCACATACCATTAACCCGTTAGCAGGGCAGGGTGTTAATTTAGGTTTTAAAGATGTGAATGTCTTTTT encodes:
- a CDS encoding PhoH family protein — its product is MSIKTTKLELTLEPADNHRLSSLCGPFDDNIKHLERRLGVEINYRGNLFTVVGKPHTVSATIDILKDLYVDTAPVKNQYPDIEPEQIHLAVKESGVLEQAKEDVSTIPYGKEVFIKTKKGLIKPRTENQAQYVTNMVTHDITFGIGPAGTGKTYLAVAAAVDALERQEVRRILLTRPAVEAGEKLGFLPGDLSQKVDPYLRPLYDALFEMLGFERVEKLIERNVIEVAPLAYMRGRTLNDAFIILDESQNTTVEQMKMFLTRIGFNSRAVITGDVTQIDLPRGAKSGLRHAIEVLSEVNEISFNFFIADDVVRHPVVARIVNAYEKWEAKDQKERKLEEIRRKQERDARMAEAENNQ
- the miaB gene encoding tRNA (N6-isopentenyl adenosine(37)-C2)-methylthiotransferase MiaB, with the protein product MTKKLLIKTWGCQMNEYDSSKMADLLGAANGYELTEEPTEADVLLLNTCSIREKAQEKVFHQLGRWKNLKDKKPDLVIGVGGCVATQEGDHIRQRAPYVDVIFGPQTLHRLPEMIRQSQSNEKPVMDISFPEIEKFDNLPEPKAEGATAFVSIMEGCSKYCTYCVVPYTRGEEVSRPLDDVLFEIAQLAEQGVREVNLLGQNVNAYRGPMHDGDICTFAELLRMVASIDGIDRLRFTTSHPLEFGDDIIAVYEDTPELVSFLHLPVQSGSDRILTMMKRPHTAIEYKSIIRKLRKARPDIQISSDFIVGFPGETAKDFQDTMKLIKDVDFDMSFSFIFSARPGTPAADYPCDIPEQEKKDRLAELQQQVNSQAMRYSRLMLDTEQRVLVEGPSKKNLMELRARTENNRVVNFEGSADLIGQFVDVKITDVFANSLRGELVRTEKDMGLRVVMTPAEMMEKTRREDDLGVGTFTP
- a CDS encoding 2-octaprenyl-3-methyl-6-methoxy-1,4-benzoquinol hydroxylase encodes the protein MIKEYDYAVVGGGMVGAATAVGLAKLGHSVVLLEAREPAVYDKAQPMDIRVSAISQSSVDLLDSLGAWKFISETRVCPYKRLETWEHPECRTRFHSDALNMDQLGFIVENRLIQLGLWNEFSQYSNLNVLTPININTITFHQEYNELTLSDNSVLKAKWVIGADGANSYVRQQAKIGITAWDYRQHCMLINIETEQEQQDITWQWFTPSGPRSFLPLFGNKGSLVWYDSPTRIKQLTAMSNTQLEEQIKRHFPAELGGFKVERFGSFPLTRRHAQQYVNHRCVLLGDAAHTINPLAGQGVNLGFKDVNVFLEEVEKNGVESDKAPSRYESRRRTDNLLMQTSMDVFYTLFSNTLPPVKLLRNIGLRAAESAGPLKIQALKYALGL